A stretch of DNA from Candidatus Lernaella stagnicola:
TTTCGGCCGGGTAATGGTTGAACACCCACCCGACGGTGGCGGTCAGGTCGTCGGGGTCGCCGGTGTTGATTTCGCCTAGATTTTGCAGCGTCACCAAGCTACCCGCTTCGACGTAATAGGTGCGGCTGTCGTTGTTGTTGGGACCGTCGTAAACGACAATCACGTTGACTTCGCTCGTGGAGCCGACGGCCTGCATTTCCTGCAGGTCGCCGCTGCCAAACGACGACAAGTTGTTGTCTGCCGCCATATAGACAACGAAGGTCCATTCCATCTCGCTCGGCGTGGAGTCGTCGTCATTATCATCGTCATCATTGTTGTCATCGTTGTCGTCGTCATCGTCGTCGTCATCGCCCGCGCCACAATCGAAGGCCAACGTGTTTCCGTACCAGACGAAGTTGTCGGTCTCATCGCCGTCGGGGAAGGTATACATTTCATTCCACGTATCGCCGTCGTCACAGGAATAGTGCACGTGCAGCGTAGCGTTTGAGGACCAATAGACGCTTCCCGCGTTCCAGAACGTCATTTCGAAAGGCCCGTTGTTGGCTCCGCCGAGGCTGGGCGTAATCAACCATTCGTTTTGTTGCGCGGCCGCCTGCCATTCGATTTCCGCTTCGTAGCTTCCCGTGTGCGGGGTCATGCCCGACGCGGTTCCGCCGTTGATATCCCACGTATACGAGGGAAGGTTTGCGATCTGCGACCAACCGGCCGGTACCGAACCGGATTCGAAGCTCTCGTTGAGGACCGTGGTTTTGTTTCCGTCGGTAATCGTGACGTCGTCGAGTACATGGCACGCGCCGTCAATCCCGGCGTATTGGAACGCCACGAGGACAGGGTCGCCGGGCGCGGTGTCGTTATCATCATCGTTGTCATCGTCATCGTCGTCGTCATCATCGTCGTCGTCATCATCGTCGTCGTCATCGTCATCGTCATCGTCGTCGTCGTCATCGTTATCATCAACGAGATCGTCGTCGTCAGTCACTTCAGACAGAATGAAAAACATAATGATGTTGATGTCGTTGTCGCA
This window harbors:
- a CDS encoding clostripain-related cysteine peptidase, whose translation is CDNDINIIMFFILSEVTDDDDLVDDNDDDDDDDDDDDDDDDDDDDDDDDDDDDNDDDNDTAPGDPVLVAFQYAGIDGACHVLDDVTITDGNKTTVLNESFESGSVPAGWSQIANLPSYTWDINGGTASGMTPHTGSYEAEIEWQAAAQQNEWLITPSLGGANNGPFEMTFWNAGSVYWSSNATLHVHYSCDDGDTWNEMYTFPDGDETDNFVWYGNTLAFDCGAGDDDDDDDDNDDNNDDDDNDDDSTPSEMEWTFVVYMAADNNLSSFGSGDLQEMQAVGSTSEVNVIVVYDGPNNNDSRTYYVEAGSLVTLQNLGEINTGDPDDLTATVGWVFNHYPAEKTALVIWNHGSGWHDANDVPVFKYVAYDESSGNDALDNEELDDALQWLRSNTPVGTIDLIGFDACLMQMAEIAYYLKDDADVMVGSEETESGDGWPYDDVLQELYDNPYCTPATLGTAIAQAFVAQPDATQSAIDLSEMTSLATAMDGLADALLAVGGTSHSDVYDAYMDTLYFDDYDYIDLYDFASEIISQNINSTINNKASALQNAVNDAVIWHGHGGYSYADEHGISVYFPVPGSGNFDSDYYSLAIAQATSWDDLIDD